In one Neobacillus sp. CF12 genomic region, the following are encoded:
- the glmS gene encoding glutamine--fructose-6-phosphate transaminase (isomerizing), which translates to MCGIVGYIGNSDTKEILLKGLEKLEYRGYDSAGIAVMNENGVRVFKEKGRIADLREIVDMDVMANTGIGHTRWATHGVPSRTNSHPHQSASSRFTLVHNGVIENYDLLKRDFLADVTFVSETDTEVIVQLIEKFVHEGLEVLEAFRKTLSLLHGSYAIALLDENNSDTIFVAKNKSPLLVGLGADFNVVASDAMAMLQVTNEYVELMDKEIVIVTKNGISIQNLDGETVTRTSYIAELDASDIEKGTYPHYMLKEIDEQPAVMRKIIQSYQNEQGQLTIDSEIISAVNESDRIYIVAAGTSYHAGLVGKQFIENIANIPVEVHIASEFVYNMPLLTKKPLFIFISQSGETADSRAVLVKVKEMDHPTLTITNVPGSTLSREADFTLLLHAGPEIAVASSKAYTAQLAVLAILAEVTAKSQNITVDFDLVHELGIIANAMEVLCDSKELFEHISREFLSVTRNAFFIGRGVDYYVCLEGALKLKEISYIQAEGFAGGELKHGTIALIEEGTPVIALATQESVNLSIRGNVKEVAARGANTCIISMKGLNMDEDSFVIPEVHELLTPLISVIPMQLIAYYAALHRDCDVDKPRNLAKSVTVE; encoded by the coding sequence ATGTGTGGAATTGTTGGATATATTGGAAATAGTGATACGAAAGAAATATTACTAAAAGGATTAGAAAAGCTTGAATATAGAGGTTATGACTCAGCAGGTATTGCTGTAATGAACGAAAATGGTGTCCGTGTTTTTAAGGAAAAGGGCAGGATTGCAGATTTACGTGAGATTGTAGATATGGACGTAATGGCTAACACCGGAATTGGACATACTCGTTGGGCTACACATGGTGTGCCAAGTAGAACCAATTCCCATCCACATCAAAGTGCATCTAGCCGTTTTACCCTAGTTCATAACGGTGTTATTGAGAACTATGATCTTTTAAAACGCGATTTTTTGGCTGATGTTACTTTTGTAAGTGAAACAGACACGGAAGTTATTGTTCAACTAATTGAAAAATTCGTACATGAAGGCTTAGAAGTTCTAGAGGCTTTCCGTAAGACACTTAGTCTTTTACATGGCTCATATGCCATTGCTTTATTGGATGAGAATAACAGTGATACTATTTTTGTCGCAAAAAATAAAAGTCCATTACTGGTAGGCTTAGGTGCTGATTTCAATGTTGTAGCCAGTGATGCAATGGCTATGCTTCAAGTAACGAATGAGTATGTAGAACTTATGGATAAAGAAATCGTTATTGTGACAAAGAATGGGATTTCTATTCAAAATCTTGATGGGGAAACAGTTACTCGTACTTCTTATATTGCAGAATTGGATGCTAGTGATATTGAAAAGGGAACCTATCCTCATTACATGCTAAAAGAGATTGATGAGCAGCCTGCAGTAATGCGCAAGATTATTCAATCATACCAAAATGAGCAAGGTCAATTAACGATTGACTCTGAAATCATCTCTGCTGTGAATGAATCCGACCGCATATACATTGTAGCAGCGGGTACATCCTATCATGCCGGTCTTGTTGGTAAGCAGTTTATTGAAAACATCGCTAATATCCCGGTAGAAGTGCATATTGCCAGTGAATTTGTCTATAATATGCCTCTTTTAACAAAAAAACCGTTGTTTATCTTTATTTCACAAAGCGGTGAAACAGCTGACAGTCGTGCCGTGCTTGTTAAAGTAAAAGAAATGGATCATCCAACATTAACGATTACCAATGTTCCTGGTTCAACATTATCTCGTGAGGCTGATTTTACATTATTGCTCCATGCAGGTCCTGAAATCGCAGTTGCTTCTTCAAAGGCTTACACTGCACAGCTTGCTGTATTGGCGATATTGGCAGAAGTAACGGCAAAAAGTCAAAATATCACGGTTGATTTCGATCTTGTACACGAGCTTGGTATTATTGCAAATGCAATGGAAGTCCTTTGCGACTCAAAAGAACTATTCGAGCATATTTCAAGAGAATTCCTATCCGTTACACGTAATGCTTTCTTTATTGGTCGCGGGGTTGACTATTATGTCTGCTTAGAAGGTGCCCTAAAGCTAAAAGAAATCTCCTATATTCAAGCGGAAGGTTTTGCTGGCGGAGAATTAAAGCATGGTACGATTGCTTTAATTGAAGAAGGAACACCAGTTATTGCACTTGCAACTCAAGAAAGTGTAAATTTAAGTATCCGCGGGAATGTAAAAGAAGTAGCAGCACGTGGAGCTAATACCTGCATCATTTCGATGAAGGGTCTAAATATGGACGAAGACAGCTTCGTCATTCCGGAAGTACATGAATTACTAACACCACTTATCTCTGTAATACCAATGCAATTAATTGCCTACTACGCGGCCCTGCATCGTGATTGCGATGTTGACAAACCACGTAACCTCGCAAAATCGGTTACAGTCGAGTAA